A region of Drosophila teissieri strain GT53w unplaced genomic scaffold, Prin_Dtei_1.1 Segkk7_quiver_pilon_scaf, whole genome shotgun sequence DNA encodes the following proteins:
- the LOC122625785 gene encoding WAS/WASL-interacting protein family member 3-like, with the protein MEGGLRVLPPASGVTLGVAIPIPGPGGHGGGADTELSENEAMEAIREEPLSSEGEEDDGVRRHPVVSRRRTKEAGARRRGWLPQRAAGDTGPRSDSAGRGDASKDRGRCASSRRHGSPRCGGRADGGGAEGSRRQGRVGKTPVGVARGGGGTPQPPPPPRTPTPPPAPPTPPPPRTPTPPPQDEEGPRCERQQSWEVDQAHVAQTLRTIGLGGRRWHQQR; encoded by the exons ATGGAGGGCGGACTCCGAGTCCTACCTCCAGCTTCTGGCGTCACCCTTGGTGTCGCGATCCCCATCCCCGGTCCAGGAGGACACGGAGGAGGTGCCGACACGGAGCTGTCGGAGAACGAGGCGATGGAGGCGATCCGCGAAGAACCCCTCTCCTCAGAGggcgaggaggacgacggggTGAGACGTCACCCGGTGGTATCTCGgaggaggacgaaggaggCCGGAGCGCGAAGGCGAGGATGGCTACCGCAGCGTGCGGCGGGCGACACAGGGCCACGGTCGGATTCGGCTGGGAGAGGCGATGCGTCGAAGGACCGCGGGAGGTGCGCGAGTTCGCGGAGGCACGGATCGCCACGCTGCGGCGGTCGAgcggatggtggtggagcggaaggcagccgccgccaaggcCGCGTGGGAAAAACGCCTGTCGGAGTggcaagaggaggaggaggcact ccgcagccaccaccgccaccacgcACGCCAACAccgccgccagcaccaccgacgccgccaccgccgcgcACGCCGACGCCGCCACCCCAGGATGAGGAGGGGCCCCGGTGCGAGCGGCAGCAGTCCTGGGAAGTGGACCAGGCGCACGTCGCGCAGACGCTGCGCACGATCGGCCTGGGCGGCCGCCGGTGGCACCAGCAACGGTGA
- the LOC122625777 gene encoding prolyl endopeptidase FAP-like isoform X1, with amino-acid sequence MVAAWKSKSFYFVQNTNIHAGRMTSQPIPVHQISLKIMLIVNRTRVPNGQMWTSRYAKPLDSLAVLFGTESFFFHSCKSEKYLNINGRPGSESVSEKFKIDWGTYMSSRNDVVYIRLDVRGSKGQSKKSLYRHLGGVEVLDQISVLGYLLDTIGFLDETRVGMWGWGYGGYVTSMALGTQQDVFKCGIAVSPTADWLYSNSAFTERILGLPAENFKGYVEADATQRARLIKSNSYFLIHGLADTTAPFVHGVQLAKSLTSANILFRYQTYADEGHDLSGVLEHVYSSMEQFFAECLSLDPDDTKPEVDKSIVPAE; translated from the exons atggttGCGGCTTGGAAAAGCAAGTCTTTCTATTTCGTCCAGAATACAAACATACATGCCGGTAGGATGACGTCCCAGCCTATTCCTGTACAccaaatttctttaaaaatcaTGTTAATAGTGAACAGAACAAGAGTCCCAAATGGTCAAATGTGGACATCAAGATATGCAAAACCACTCGATTCGTTGGCTGTGCTGTTTGGGAcagaaagttttttttttcattcgTGCAaatctgaaaaatatttaaacat CAATGGACGTCCCGGTTCAGAATCAGTTTCTGAGAAGTTCAAAATCGACTGGGGTACATACATGTCATCAAGAAATGATGTTGTGTATATCCGCCTAGATGTACGAGGGTCCAAGGGTCAAAGTAAAAAATCACTATATCGTCATTTAGGAGGAGTAGAAGTATTAGATCAAATTTCTGTTCTTGG ATACTTGCTGGACACTATAGGTTTTTTAGATGAAACTAGAGTAGGTATGTGGGGGTGGGGCTATGGAGGTTATGTAACCTCAATGGCTCTCGGTACGCAACAGGACGTATTTAAATGTGGAATCGCAGTTTCTCCTACTGCAGATTGGCTATATTCAA ATTCAGCGTTTACTGAGCGTATATTAGGCCTGCCTGCTGAAAATTTTAAAGGCTATGTTGAGGCTGATGCAACTCAACGGGCACGTTTAATTAAATccaattcatattttttgattcACGGTCTAGCAGATACTACAGCTCCTTTTGTCCATGGTGTGCAATTAGCAAAATCATTAACAAGCGCCAATATTCTCTTTCGATACCAG aCTTATGCAGATGAAGGCCACGACTTAAGTGGTGTACTCGAACATGTATATTCTTCTATGGAGCAATTTTTTGCAGAATGCTTAAGCTTGGATCCGGACGATACAAAACCAGAAGTTGATAAAAGCATAGTCCCAGCTGAATAA
- the LOC122625777 gene encoding uncharacterized protein LOC122625777 isoform X3 produces MVAAWKSKSFYFVQNTNIHAGRMTSQPIPVHQISLKIMLIVNRTRVPNGQMWTSRYAKPLDSLAVLFGTESFFFHSCKSEKYLNINGRPGSESVSEKFKIDWGTYMSSRNDVVYIRLDVRGSKGQSKKSLYRHLGGVEVLDQISVLGYTFLDTCWTL; encoded by the exons atggttGCGGCTTGGAAAAGCAAGTCTTTCTATTTCGTCCAGAATACAAACATACATGCCGGTAGGATGACGTCCCAGCCTATTCCTGTACAccaaatttctttaaaaatcaTGTTAATAGTGAACAGAACAAGAGTCCCAAATGGTCAAATGTGGACATCAAGATATGCAAAACCACTCGATTCGTTGGCTGTGCTGTTTGGGAcagaaagttttttttttcattcgTGCAaatctgaaaaatatttaaacat CAATGGACGTCCCGGTTCAGAATCAGTTTCTGAGAAGTTCAAAATCGACTGGGGTACATACATGTCATCAAGAAATGATGTTGTGTATATCCGCCTAGATGTACGAGGGTCCAAGGGTCAAAGTAAAAAATCACTATATCGTCATTTAGGAGGAGTAGAAGTATTAGATCAAATTTCTGTTCTTGG GTATACTTTTTTAGATACTTGCTGGACACTATAG
- the LOC122625777 gene encoding prolyl endopeptidase FAP-like isoform X2 yields MVAAWKSKSFYFVQNTNIHAVNRTRVPNGQMWTSRYAKPLDSLAVLFGTESFFFHSCKSEKYLNINGRPGSESVSEKFKIDWGTYMSSRNDVVYIRLDVRGSKGQSKKSLYRHLGGVEVLDQISVLGYLLDTIGFLDETRVGMWGWGYGGYVTSMALGTQQDVFKCGIAVSPTADWLYSNSAFTERILGLPAENFKGYVEADATQRARLIKSNSYFLIHGLADTTAPFVHGVQLAKSLTSANILFRYQTYADEGHDLSGVLEHVYSSMEQFFAECLSLDPDDTKPEVDKSIVPAE; encoded by the exons atggttGCGGCTTGGAAAAGCAAGTCTTTCTATTTCGTCCAGAATACAAACATACATGCCG TGAACAGAACAAGAGTCCCAAATGGTCAAATGTGGACATCAAGATATGCAAAACCACTCGATTCGTTGGCTGTGCTGTTTGGGAcagaaagttttttttttcattcgTGCAaatctgaaaaatatttaaacat CAATGGACGTCCCGGTTCAGAATCAGTTTCTGAGAAGTTCAAAATCGACTGGGGTACATACATGTCATCAAGAAATGATGTTGTGTATATCCGCCTAGATGTACGAGGGTCCAAGGGTCAAAGTAAAAAATCACTATATCGTCATTTAGGAGGAGTAGAAGTATTAGATCAAATTTCTGTTCTTGG ATACTTGCTGGACACTATAGGTTTTTTAGATGAAACTAGAGTAGGTATGTGGGGGTGGGGCTATGGAGGTTATGTAACCTCAATGGCTCTCGGTACGCAACAGGACGTATTTAAATGTGGAATCGCAGTTTCTCCTACTGCAGATTGGCTATATTCAA ATTCAGCGTTTACTGAGCGTATATTAGGCCTGCCTGCTGAAAATTTTAAAGGCTATGTTGAGGCTGATGCAACTCAACGGGCACGTTTAATTAAATccaattcatattttttgattcACGGTCTAGCAGATACTACAGCTCCTTTTGTCCATGGTGTGCAATTAGCAAAATCATTAACAAGCGCCAATATTCTCTTTCGATACCAG aCTTATGCAGATGAAGGCCACGACTTAAGTGGTGTACTCGAACATGTATATTCTTCTATGGAGCAATTTTTTGCAGAATGCTTAAGCTTGGATCCGGACGATACAAAACCAGAAGTTGATAAAAGCATAGTCCCAGCTGAATAA
- the LOC122625777 gene encoding venom dipeptidyl peptidase 4-like isoform X4 — MWGWGYGGYVTSMALGTQQDVFKCGIAVSPTADWLYSNSAFTERILGLPAENFKGYVEADATQRARLIKSNSYFLIHGLADTTAPFVHGVQLAKSLTSANILFRYQTYADEGHDLSGVLEHVYSSMEQFFAECLSLDPDDTKPEVDKSIVPAE; from the exons ATGTGGGGGTGGGGCTATGGAGGTTATGTAACCTCAATGGCTCTCGGTACGCAACAGGACGTATTTAAATGTGGAATCGCAGTTTCTCCTACTGCAGATTGGCTATATTCAA ATTCAGCGTTTACTGAGCGTATATTAGGCCTGCCTGCTGAAAATTTTAAAGGCTATGTTGAGGCTGATGCAACTCAACGGGCACGTTTAATTAAATccaattcatattttttgattcACGGTCTAGCAGATACTACAGCTCCTTTTGTCCATGGTGTGCAATTAGCAAAATCATTAACAAGCGCCAATATTCTCTTTCGATACCAG aCTTATGCAGATGAAGGCCACGACTTAAGTGGTGTACTCGAACATGTATATTCTTCTATGGAGCAATTTTTTGCAGAATGCTTAAGCTTGGATCCGGACGATACAAAACCAGAAGTTGATAAAAGCATAGTCCCAGCTGAATAA